In one Hypomesus transpacificus isolate Combined female chromosome 18, fHypTra1, whole genome shotgun sequence genomic region, the following are encoded:
- the LOC124480839 gene encoding basic salivary proline-rich protein 1: MASMPDEALWDVATYSKVLLLGAIAAASAFVVTIVIVLVCVGCQRKSKSKHPPANGEKGTSVNMSTLRHPKLNSMSKSDTRLHEINRLPCNGAPKNRPASMDLLLLHSRRSQSDLRPSHVRQLPQIPTSPQGGSKPGEGRNHTYTEVGLRNPSPTRCLDDGLYESVGVRDPDGDPKMPPAPPPTSANTPATLRAARSPMAQGNGAPNTNGNSPGNESSRGNGHGELNGTLDGRGRGKPPPTPVNGSPQSSLPSLAPQDPVTAEYASIRKVRKVDKATKKENNGGESDSQSSVGESPPALPPQLPRIQEISRKQLESFHLPSFPKEAEFIGNGEQYIWKPPEDDDIITLHPVPAHLGENGQGPLTAMEVSDTYSTVCKPLKKKAPPENNGAKTLPRCSGGDSGSGRGNGWAGSTGGALGQGRGAQTRSQEEPCYEPVGDRSWPVAESDPAYATIDSHRKRERVGTNNGVMSGSATLKPRKKPPQQAATGPPQGPPGPPPPPGPPPPPGPPPPPIRAHPGGENFYETISDVKQGASSSSTTTIFTFNDGMEMYVTGL; encoded by the exons ATGGCCTCGATGCCCGACGAAGCCTTGTGGGACGTCGCCACCTACAGTAAGGTGCTCCTGCTCGGGGCCATCGCTGCCGCCTCGGCCTTCGTGGTCACCATCGTCATCGTCCTCGTCTGTGTGGGCTGCCAGAG GAAAAGCAAGAGCAAGCACCCCCCAGCAAATGGAGAGAAGGGCACTTCTGTGAACATG AGTACCCTCCGGCATCCTAAGCTCAACTCTATGAGCAAGTCCGACACCAGGCTTCACGAGATCAATCGCCTGCCCTGCAATG GTGCTCCTAAGAACCGTCCGGCCAGTAtggaccttctcctcctccacagtcgTCGTTCCCAGTCAGACCTCCGGCCCTCCCATGTGCGCCAGCTGCCCCAgatccccacctccccccaggGGGGCAGTaagccaggggaggggaggaaccaCACCTACACGGAGGTGGGACTGCggaacccctcccccacccgtTGCCTGGACGACGGGCTGTACGAGAGCGTAGGGGTCCGAGATCCGGATGGAGACCCCAAAatgccccccgcccctccccccacctctgccAACACCCCTGCCACACTGAGAGCAGCACGGAGCCCCATGGCCCAGGGCAACGGGGCCCCAAACACCAATGGGAACAGCCCTGGGAAT GAGAGCAGCCGAGGGAATGGCCACGGAGAGCTGAACGGCACCTTGGacggcagaggcagagggaagcCTCCGCCTACCCCCGTTAACGGctccccccagtcctccctcccctcgctGGCCCCCCAGGACCCGGTAACGGCAGAGTATGCTTCCATTCGGAAGGTCCGGAAG GTCGACAAGGCAACCAAGAAGGAGAACAATGGTGGAGAGTCAGACAGCCAATCAAGTGTTGGAGAatcaccccctgccctgcccccccaACTCCCCCGCATCCAGGAGATTTCACGGAAACAGCTGGAGTCATTCCACCTGCCCTCCTTCCCCAAG GAGGCAGAGTTCATAGGTAACGGGGAGCAGTACATTTGGAAGCCCCCTGAggatgatgacatcatcaccctgCACCCAGTACCAGCACACCTAGGGGAAAATGGACAGGGCCCCCTGACAGCCATGGAG GTGTCAGACACCTACTCCACCGTGTGTAAACCTCTGAAGAAGAAAGCTCCCCCAGAGAACAATGGAGCGAAGACACTGCCTCGCTGTTCTGGTGGGGACAGTGGCAGCGGCAGGGGAAATGGGTGGGCGGGCTCTACTGGAGGAGCCCTGGGCCAAGGTCGGGGGGCCCAGACCCGCTCCCAGGAGGAACCCTGCTATGAGCCGGTGGGTGACAGGTCCTGGCCAGTGGCAGAGTCCGATCCTGCGTATGCTACTATCGACTCCCACCGGAAACGTGAGAGGGTGGGAACCAACAATGGCGTGATGAGCGGAAGCGCCACGCTAAAGCCCAGGAAGAAGCCCCCTCAGCAGGCAGCAACGGGGCCTCCTCAGGGCCCCCCAGGCCCGCCGCCCCCCCCAGGCCCGccgccccccccaggcccaCCGCCCCCCCCAATAAGAGCCCACCCCGGAGGGGAGAACTTTTATGAGACCATCAGTGATGTGAAACAGGgggccagcagctccagcaccaccaccatcttTACCTTCAACGATGGGATGGAGATGTATGTCACTGGTCTGTAG